The Bacteroidota bacterium genome window below encodes:
- a CDS encoding DUF2892 domain-containing protein, giving the protein METNIGSTDQIIRIVGLIMAALYYFTHPQGGFASTVAGILVIYFIMTALTKYSPVWEILGISTEKKVLHK; this is encoded by the coding sequence ATGGAAACGAACATTGGATCGACTGATCAAATTATCCGTATTGTGGGACTCATTATGGCCGCACTCTATTATTTCACACATCCACAGGGAGGATTCGCCAGTACTGTTGCCGGTATTCTTGTGATTTATTTCATTATGACCGCATTGACGAAGTACAGCCCAGTGTGGGAAATCTTAGGCATATCAACAGAGAAAAAAGTTCTTCACAAATAG
- a CDS encoding CoA-binding protein, producing MDSISTLAHNFLSMKSIAVIGISSSKQTVANGVYKKLKTPTRTVYAVGKNTTSFENEPCYPNLGSLPTLVQGVFVAAKPENTERIVDECIALHIPFVWIHHFGGTTFSSGSSAQPHVVKKCRDNGITVIPGACPMMFCDDADVGHKCIKWFLSITGKLT from the coding sequence ATGGACTCTATTTCCACCCTCGCTCATAATTTCCTTTCGATGAAATCCATCGCCGTCATCGGAATTTCATCATCAAAACAGACTGTTGCCAACGGCGTCTATAAAAAATTGAAAACGCCAACACGCACGGTGTACGCCGTAGGGAAAAATACAACGTCGTTTGAAAATGAACCGTGTTATCCAAATCTCGGTTCGCTTCCCACGTTGGTGCAGGGAGTGTTCGTCGCGGCAAAGCCGGAAAATACCGAACGTATCGTTGATGAATGTATCGCTCTTCATATCCCGTTCGTTTGGATTCACCATTTTGGAGGAACGACATTTTCTTCCGGTTCAAGCGCTCAGCCGCATGTTGTTAAAAAATGCCGCGATAATGGAATAACGGTAATCCCGGGTGCCTGCCCGATGATGTTTTGCGACGACGCCGATGTCGGGCACAAATGCATCAAATGGTTTTTATCGATCACCGGAAAATTAACATGA
- a CDS encoding pitrilysin family protein, producing MKTLLMIIAVLLVTTVWNGPLFAQDKILPYPIHQKQLANGLNVVTVQFDSPGLASFFIVVRVGSRNEVEEGVTGFAHFFEHMMFRGTDKFPRDKYNEVLKSVGAGANANTWFDRTIYHMTGDATKLQTMFEIEADRFMNLNYTEHDFKTEAGAVKGEYTKNNASPYAQLEENLLNTAFDKHTYKHTTMGFLKDIIDMPNQYKYSLEFFNRYYRPEFATIVVVGDAKPEQVNALAEQYFGMWKHGTYVSVVAPEPLQDTARYTHLQNGSIPPYLSLNFKTPAYSDVDISVPAIDVLNAILFAETSPLYKKLVLEEQKVRNLSGDMLFTRDPYLSSIEASLIKKEDMQYVKDEIMKAIEDFKKNGTSEKNLADTKSRMKYNFAMSIDNPSTIANSLSTYITLIGDPESLNRLYTLYEKVTVDDLKATAAKYYVPSGLTVATISADTQGGVK from the coding sequence ATGAAAACGCTGTTGATGATCATCGCCGTACTGCTGGTGACGACGGTTTGGAACGGTCCTCTATTCGCACAGGATAAGATTCTTCCCTACCCGATCCACCAGAAACAATTGGCGAACGGATTGAACGTTGTTACAGTACAGTTTGATAGTCCCGGGTTAGCGTCATTTTTTATTGTTGTGCGAGTCGGTTCGCGCAATGAAGTAGAAGAAGGCGTGACCGGATTTGCACACTTTTTTGAACATATGATGTTCCGTGGAACGGATAAATTCCCCCGCGATAAATATAACGAAGTGCTGAAATCAGTCGGTGCAGGAGCAAACGCCAATACCTGGTTCGATCGCACCATCTATCATATGACCGGCGACGCGACCAAATTACAGACTATGTTCGAGATCGAAGCCGATCGCTTTATGAATCTGAATTACACTGAGCATGATTTTAAGACCGAGGCCGGCGCCGTAAAAGGTGAATACACAAAAAATAATGCCAGTCCATACGCTCAATTGGAAGAAAACCTTCTCAACACCGCGTTCGATAAGCACACCTATAAGCATACAACGATGGGTTTTTTGAAGGACATCATCGATATGCCGAATCAATATAAATATTCTCTCGAGTTTTTTAACCGTTACTATCGTCCTGAATTTGCGACAATTGTTGTTGTGGGCGACGCTAAGCCGGAACAAGTGAACGCTCTTGCTGAGCAATATTTTGGAATGTGGAAACATGGAACATACGTCTCCGTTGTTGCTCCGGAACCGCTACAAGACACCGCACGGTATACACATCTGCAGAACGGATCAATTCCTCCATATCTCAGCCTGAACTTCAAAACCCCGGCATACAGCGATGTCGATATCAGCGTTCCTGCAATCGATGTGTTGAATGCGATTCTTTTCGCCGAAACATCGCCATTGTATAAAAAATTAGTGTTGGAAGAACAGAAAGTCCGCAACCTGAGCGGCGATATGCTGTTCACTCGCGATCCATATCTTTCTTCCATCGAAGCATCCCTCATTAAAAAAGAGGATATGCAGTATGTGAAAGATGAAATTATGAAAGCGATCGAAGATTTTAAGAAAAACGGTACAAGCGAGAAAAATCTTGCCGACACGAAATCGCGAATGAAATATAACTTCGCAATGTCTATCGATAATCCTTCAACTATTGCCAATTCACTCAGCACATATATCACGCTCATTGGCGATCCGGAATCGCTAAACCGGCTCTATACACTATATGAAAAAGTGACGGTGGATGATTTGAAAGCTACCGCTGCAAAATATTATGTTCCATCGGGACTGACTGTTGCAACAATCTCAGCCGATACGCAAGGAGGTGTGAAATAA
- a CDS encoding insulinase family protein, producing MKTLILTILFAASIFAQQLVEIKQPTSNKVVIKLRFANGSISDPKGKEGLTAATANLITQGGTKEMTFSEIQDKIYPWAAGYYAQVDKEVTTFTFAVHVDFLDQFYPIIKGLILTPSFAETDFQRVMKNQQNYVDQVIRASSDEEYSKKSTGRSSLPGNELSTQSAGNINKRKSNHT from the coding sequence ATGAAAACACTTATTCTAACAATACTCTTTGCAGCATCGATCTTTGCACAACAACTGGTGGAGATTAAACAGCCAACTTCTAATAAAGTGGTTATTAAATTACGATTTGCCAATGGTTCCATTTCCGATCCGAAAGGGAAAGAAGGACTCACTGCTGCAACTGCAAATTTGATTACACAAGGCGGAACAAAAGAAATGACCTTCAGTGAAATCCAGGATAAAATTTATCCGTGGGCTGCAGGGTATTATGCACAAGTGGATAAAGAAGTAACAACATTCACGTTTGCCGTACATGTCGATTTTCTGGATCAGTTTTATCCTATCATTAAAGGATTAATACTAACGCCTTCATTTGCTGAGACAGATTTTCAACGCGTGATGAAAAATCAGCAAAACTATGTTGACCAGGTCATTCGCGCTTCGTCCGATGAAGAGTACAGCAAAAAAAGCACTGGAAGATCTTCTCTTCCGGGGAACGAATTATCAACACAAAGTGCAGGGAACATCAACAAGCGTAAAAGCAATCACACTTGA
- a CDS encoding insulinase family protein, translated as MKSTAKKALEDLLFRGTNYQHKVQGTSTSVKAITLDDIKQHFANVFTKNNLTIGIVGNYSDAFLKQLTSDMTLLSEKKFAAPKSAKANIPEGVQVEIIAKDNAFGSAIFTGTPLAITRSSKDFAALMVANSYLGEHRKSYGQLYQKLRETRSMNYGDYSYIEWYNNGGGYMLPPSGVPRSSNYFALWIRPVQIAKQLKMQYKELADIKVGHAHFALRLAVREVDNIIRNGLSKEDFEATRTFLRSYIKLYVQTPNEQLGYLMDSKFYGRKNFISEVDKELAKLTAKDVNGAVKKYWRTNNMFVTIVTDKSEAEALAKSLKENTPSPMTYSEAVKAGLPKEVLAEDDAVATYKLNVKNVTIVDSKDTFK; from the coding sequence ATGAAGAGTACAGCAAAAAAAGCACTGGAAGATCTTCTCTTCCGGGGAACGAATTATCAACACAAAGTGCAGGGAACATCAACAAGCGTAAAAGCAATCACACTTGACGATATCAAACAGCATTTTGCCAATGTCTTCACAAAAAATAATCTCACCATCGGCATTGTGGGAAATTATTCGGATGCATTCCTGAAACAATTAACATCCGATATGACGCTTCTTTCCGAGAAAAAATTTGCTGCGCCGAAATCAGCGAAAGCAAATATCCCGGAAGGTGTGCAGGTCGAAATTATCGCAAAGGATAATGCGTTTGGCTCGGCAATTTTCACCGGAACACCTCTTGCCATTACACGTTCCAGTAAAGATTTTGCCGCATTGATGGTGGCAAATTCGTATCTCGGCGAGCATCGTAAATCATACGGGCAATTGTATCAAAAACTCCGTGAAACCCGTTCCATGAACTATGGGGACTATTCCTACATTGAATGGTATAACAATGGAGGCGGCTACATGCTTCCTCCGTCCGGTGTACCGCGCAGCTCAAATTACTTCGCGCTTTGGATTCGTCCCGTGCAAATCGCAAAACAATTGAAGATGCAGTACAAAGAACTTGCCGATATAAAGGTCGGCCATGCTCATTTTGCCCTGCGATTAGCAGTCCGCGAAGTGGACAACATCATCCGCAATGGATTATCCAAAGAAGATTTTGAAGCAACGCGGACATTCCTTCGAAGTTATATCAAGTTGTATGTTCAGACACCGAACGAACAACTCGGATATTTGATGGATTCCAAATTCTACGGACGAAAGAATTTCATTTCCGAAGTGGATAAGGAACTGGCAAAACTCACCGCGAAAGATGTGAATGGCGCCGTCAAAAAATATTGGCGGACAAATAACATGTTTGTCACCATCGTTACCGATAAGAGTGAAGCGGAAGCATTGGCGAAAAGTTTAAAGGAGAACACTCCGTCACCGATGACATATTCCGAAGCGGTGAAAGCCGGACTTCCCAAAGAAGTTCTTGCCGAAGACGATGCTGTCGCAACATATAAGCTCAATGTAAAGAATGTGACAATCGTTGATTCGAAAGATACATTCAAATAG
- a CDS encoding YciI-like protein yields MNYYVLIYYVVDDYVVRRTPLREEHLRLANEASARGDLAFGGVFTDPADRSVLVFTVKSPDTIEAFVKNDPYYKNGIVKKYEIRPWNVVVGNKK; encoded by the coding sequence ATGAACTATTACGTCTTGATCTACTATGTTGTGGATGATTATGTTGTGCGAAGAACACCGTTGCGTGAAGAACATCTTCGTCTTGCGAATGAAGCATCTGCAAGAGGAGATCTTGCATTTGGCGGTGTATTTACCGATCCTGCTGATCGATCCGTTCTCGTGTTTACCGTGAAGAGTCCGGATACGATCGAAGCATTCGTCAAGAACGATCCATATTACAAAAACGGTATAGTAAAAAAATATGAGATCCGTCCATGGAATGTGGTTGTCGGTAATAAAAAATAG
- a CDS encoding aminotransferase class I/II-fold pyridoxal phosphate-dependent enzyme — MAKSKKFETNAIRTQAPRSQMREHSVPLYMTSSFVFDDAEQARALFADEIPGNIYTRFSNPNNTEFIEKMCLLEGAEDGIATASGMSAVFTSLAALLKSGDHLLVSRSVFGSTHQILTMILPKWGITHSYADVDKPETWEGLIQKNTKMIFIETPSNPALDIIDLAWIGTLAKKHNILLNVDNCFCTPYLQQPIAFGADIVIHSGTKFLDGQGRTIGGIIVGKKELIKDVRFFARHSGPSLSPFNAWILSKSLETLSVRMDRHCENAMALAQRLEQHPEIEKVKYPFLPSHPQFQLAKKQMKLGGGLVTFVVKGGIDRGRKFLNSLQMISHTANLGDSRSIATHPASTTHSKLSDAERAAVGILPGLIRVSVGLEHIDDVIADIEQALEKSR, encoded by the coding sequence ATGGCAAAATCGAAAAAATTTGAAACCAATGCGATCCGCACACAAGCGCCGCGAAGCCAAATGCGTGAACATTCTGTTCCGCTCTATATGACATCCAGTTTTGTCTTCGACGATGCTGAACAGGCACGCGCACTGTTTGCCGATGAAATCCCGGGAAATATTTACACCCGATTCTCCAATCCCAACAACACCGAGTTTATTGAAAAGATGTGCTTGCTGGAAGGGGCGGAAGATGGTATCGCCACGGCGTCCGGGATGTCCGCTGTTTTTACCAGCTTAGCAGCGTTGTTGAAATCTGGAGATCATCTTCTTGTCTCACGTTCTGTGTTCGGTTCAACACATCAGATTCTAACAATGATCCTGCCGAAATGGGGAATCACCCACTCCTATGCGGATGTTGATAAGCCGGAAACATGGGAAGGACTCATTCAAAAAAATACAAAAATGATCTTTATCGAAACACCATCCAACCCTGCGCTTGATATTATTGATCTTGCTTGGATTGGAACACTTGCGAAAAAACATAACATACTGCTAAATGTCGATAACTGTTTCTGCACGCCATATCTGCAACAACCGATAGCATTTGGTGCGGATATTGTCATTCACTCCGGAACAAAGTTTCTTGACGGTCAAGGAAGAACAATCGGTGGAATTATTGTGGGAAAAAAAGAATTGATTAAAGATGTCCGTTTCTTTGCACGGCATAGCGGACCGTCATTATCCCCGTTTAACGCGTGGATCCTTTCAAAAAGTTTGGAAACATTATCCGTACGAATGGATCGTCATTGTGAAAATGCAATGGCACTTGCACAGCGACTGGAGCAGCATCCGGAAATAGAAAAAGTAAAATACCCTTTCCTTCCTTCTCATCCGCAATTTCAACTTGCGAAGAAACAAATGAAACTCGGCGGCGGACTCGTTACTTTTGTTGTAAAAGGCGGAATAGATAGGGGCAGAAAATTTTTGAATTCATTACAAATGATTTCTCACACAGCAAATCTTGGTGATTCAAGATCCATCGCAACACATCCTGCATCCACCACGCACTCGAAACTGTCCGACGCAGAACGAGCGGCAGTCGGAATATTGCCGGGACTGATCCGCGTCTCCGTTGGATTGGAACATATTGATGATGTTATCGCAGACATTGAACAAGCATTGGAGAAGAGCCGATGA
- a CDS encoding deoxynucleoside kinase, which produces MNNNSNKYFIAVAGNIGAGKSSLTRMLGERFNWKPYFESVEDNPYLSDFYGDMNRWSFHLQMYFLANRFKSHKEIVESHKSVIQDRSIYEDAEIFAKNLHMIGKMDKRDYENYVSLFHVMMEYLRPPDLLIYLRSTVDTLVSQIKMRGREYEQSIPREYLEQLNSHYEEWIGYYKIGPLLVIESDPLDFVHRPSDFEFIVNEVKNALPQLQLFEN; this is translated from the coding sequence ATGAACAATAACTCAAACAAATATTTTATTGCTGTAGCCGGAAACATCGGTGCAGGTAAATCGTCGCTGACACGAATGCTCGGCGAACGATTCAACTGGAAACCATATTTCGAATCGGTGGAAGACAATCCATATCTTTCTGATTTCTACGGGGATATGAACCGCTGGTCATTTCACCTGCAAATGTATTTTTTAGCGAACAGGTTTAAAAGCCACAAAGAGATCGTCGAATCACACAAATCGGTGATTCAGGACCGGTCAATTTACGAGGATGCAGAAATCTTTGCCAAAAACCTTCATATGATTGGAAAAATGGATAAGCGGGATTACGAAAACTATGTTTCCCTTTTCCATGTGATGATGGAATATCTGAGACCGCCAGATCTGCTCATCTATCTTCGCTCCACAGTGGATACACTTGTTTCGCAGATTAAAATGCGCGGACGTGAATATGAACAGAGCATTCCAAGAGAATATCTGGAACAGTTGAACAGTCATTACGAGGAATGGATTGGATATTACAAGATCGGTCCGCTGCTCGTTATCGAAAGTGATCCGCTTGATTTCGTCCATCGCCCTTCAGATTTCGAGTTCATCGTGAATGAAGTGAAGAATGCGTTACCACAATTGCAGCTATTCGAAAA